The following coding sequences lie in one Apium graveolens cultivar Ventura chromosome 3, ASM990537v1, whole genome shotgun sequence genomic window:
- the LOC141713679 gene encoding uncharacterized protein LOC141713679 — MNKQVVGVHDASKQIKKSKTKAQVKVVYISNPMKVNTSASQFRALVQQLTGRDSEDVPAEDACLQHSNVVVDNQQQEQVVSGEVCKDDAQDTVACVESGEVCKDDAQDTVACVESGDLLWLQDIGGYFSPSNFCYTSLTPKGPETASEGATLLTGVIKYVLDVKFVIQFGT; from the exons ATGAACAAACAAGTAGTAGGTGTTCATGATGCATCCAAACAGATAAAAAAGAGCAAGACAAAAGCACAAGTCAAAGTGGTGTACATCTCAAACCCTATGAAAGTCAACACCAGTGCTTCTCAGTTCAGAGCTCTGGTTCAGCAACTCACTGGCAGAGATTCTGAAGATGTGCCTGCAGAAGATGCGTGTCTACAACATTCTAATGTTGTTGTTGACAATCAACAACAGGAACAAGTAGTGAGTGGGGAGGTGTGTAAAGATGATGCGCAGGATACGGTGGCGTGTGTCGAAAGTGGGGAGGTGTGTAAAGATGATGCGCAGGATACGGTGGCGTGTGTCGAAAGTGGGGATCTGTTGTGGTTACAAGATATTGGTGGATATTTCTCGCCTTCTAACTTTTG TTACACCTCACTCACACCCAAAGGTCCAGAAACGGCATCGGAAGGAGCCACCCTACTTACCGGAGTTATCAAGTATGTTTTGGATGTTAAATTTGTCATCCAATTTGGTACCTAG